The Anaeromyxobacter sp. Fw109-5 genomic interval CGCGCAGGTCGACGCGGACGCGGTGCTGCCCCAGCTTCGCCAGCTCGCCGTGCACGGCGTCCACGAAGGGGTTGAGGATCACCGCGGGGTTGACGGTGCTGATGGTGCCGCGGAACACGACTCGGGGTCCGTCCGCGTCGCTGGCGAGCAGCGCGGAGTACTTGTCGTCCGCGACCTGCAGCGGGTTGGTCGGGACCGGCAACTCAGGCATGGGCTCCTCCGGGAACCTTCAGTGCCGGCGCGCGCAGCGCGCCGGAGGCGTGGACGGTGACGCGGCCACCCGAGCGGCTCAGGGAGAGCTCGAGCTGCGATTCGAAGCGGACCCGCGCGAGGCCGAGGCCTCCGCGCACGGTGGCCGGGGACGTGCTCATCTCGGTGAGGTAGTGCCGGAGCGCGTCCGGCTCGCGGTTCATGCGCGCGATGCGCTCCTCCAGCGCGCGGAACTCGGCCTCGGTGCACCGGTTCGTCACCGCGACCTCGACGCGATCGGCGTCCGGGTCGACCTCCAGGACGAGATCGACCTCCTCGTCGTGCGAGTGCGGCACCGCGTTCTGCATGAGCTCGTGCACGGCGAGCGCGAGCTGCGACTCGCGGTTCGCGGCCACGTCGCACGCGCACGCGCAGAACGACTCGACGAAGCGGCGGATCTCGTCGATGAAGACCCAGGGCGGCTTCATCCGGAGCATGAGGTAGATGGGCTGGCGCGGCTCGGGCTTCCGGTCAGGCATGGGGCTGGCGCCTCAGGACGACTGCGGTCATGTCGTCCGCCTGCGTGGCGGCGAAGGCCTCGACCCTGGAGAAGATCGCGGCGAGCGCCTGCGAGGCGGACGCGGTGTGGACGGCGGGCTCGGAGAGCATCTGGGCGAGGCGGTCCTCGCCGAAGAGGTCGCCCCTCGCGTCCGGCGCCTCGACGACGCCGTCGGTGATGAGGCAGAGCATCTCGCCCGGGCGGACCTCGAACTCGTACTCGCGCGGCTGCACGTGGGGGCCGAGGCCGCACCAGGGCCCGGCGGGCTCGATGACCTCGACCTTCCCGCTGCCGCGGGAGAGGAAGATGGGCTGGTGGGCGCCGGCCGCGACGAAGCGCCCGTCGCCGAGGTGCCGCGCGGCCATGAGGGTGAGGTAGTCGTCGCGCCGCATGCGCTTGCGCACGTTCTCGTGGACGACCCGGTTCACCGCCGCGATGACGCTCTTCGGCGAGAGGCGCGGGTTCTCGGCGATGGCGGCGTACGCGGCGGCCTGCGCCATCATCATGACGAGGCCGGAGTTGATCCCGTGGCCCGAGACGTCGCCGACGAGGACCCAGAAGGTGTCCTCGAACGGCAGCAGGTCGTACAGGTCGCCGCCCACGTCGTCCGCCGGCTTCATGCGCGCGGCGACGTCGTAGCCAGCGAGCGACGGCGCGACGGGGAGGATGGCGGTCTGGATCCGGTGCGCGATCTCCACCTCGCGGCGGAGCGCCTCGGTTCGCTGCAGCTCGTCGCGCGAGCGCTCGACCTCGCTCACCATCACGTTGAACGAGTGGACGAGGTCTCCGAGCTCGTCCCGGTACGCCTCGGGGACGCGGGTGGAGAGATCGCCGCCCGCGACCGCCGACATCGAGCGCGTGATGTCGGTCAGGGGCCGTGAGGCCTGGCGGATCGCGCCCACGCTCGCGAGGCCCGCCGCGGCGAGCACGATCGCGAACATGACGCCGAGGAGGGCGCGGAGCCAGTACAGCCGGCCGTAGGCGTCGGACTCGTGGACAGCCATGAGCGTGCGCCAGCCGGGGACCCCGACGCCGGCGGCGGTCCGCACGGAGAGCACCGGCTCCGAGCCGGCGAGCGCGACGTGCTCGAGCTCGCCGGGAGCGCCCGCCGCCGCCTCCGCCAGGGCGCGCGCCTGCTGGGTGCTCGCGCCCGGCAGCGAGAGCACGAGCGTGAGCCCCTCGTCGGCGACGACGGGCTGGTAGTGGCCGTCGGCCGCGATGCCGCCCAGGAGGCGCGAGAGCGCCTGCGGGGGCATGATCGCGACGACCACCCCCACGAGGTCGGCGGCGAAGTCCTTCACCGGCGCAGCGACCATCACGCCGAGCGCGCGCGCCTCGGTGGGGTCGAGCCGCGAGAGCGGCGCGACCCCGGCGGCGACGCCGTCGCCGAGCTCGGTCGTGGCGTCCAGCGCCGCCTTCACCGGGGCGTCGCCGAGCACCACGCCGCGCAGGCTGGCGACGGGCAAGCCGCGGCGCTCGCCCTCCGCGCCCTCGCGCACCGCGGCGATGATCGCGCCGTCCATGTCGAGGAGCGCCGCCGCCGAGATCGAGCCCCCCTGGTCCTGGATGGTGCGACGCAGGTAGTCCTCGGCGAACTTCGGGTCGCCCGAGTCGATCGTCATCTGCATCGCCTCGGCCTCGGCCCAGCTCCGGACCGCCAGCGCGCGCTCACGCTGGAACCGCACCACCGCGGCCTGGACCTCCTCGGCGCGGGCGGAGAGGTGCGAGTGGATGGCGTCGACGATCACCGAGCGCGCGACGCGCTCGAAGGCGACCGCGGCGACACCGAGGGCGAGCGCGACGAGGACGAGGGTCGCGACGAGGAGCCGGAAACGCAGCGAGCTCTTCGCGCGCTCGGGGACGGAGGAGAACATGGGGACGCCGGGCCTAGCCCAGCCCTTCCTTCTCGGCGCGGAACTTCAGGAACTCGTAGATGCGCTGCGCCTGCTCCTCGTTGATCCCGGAGTTCGGGCGGCGGAGCATCTTCTTCATGTAGCGCTTCCACTGCTGGGAGCTGAAGTGCGAGTTCACGGCGCGCGCCGCCGGGTGGCACTTGTTGCACTTCGAGATGAGCAGGTCGTACTTGCGCTGGTGCTCCTCGGGGTACCCCGAGACGTCCATGGTCCCCGGGCCGAAGTCGCGCGGATCGGGGGGCGCCTTCTCGGGCTCGGCGCCGAGCAGGAGCCCGAGGACGGCGGTGGCGGCGAACGTGACGGGCATCAGAAGGCTCCTCCGAAGCCGAGGTGCATGGAGTTGAAGTCCTGGAACGGCGTCGTGCCCGCGGGCGTCCCGATCATCGTCTCGTCGCTCCAGTACTCCCACGCCAGCTTGACGTAGACCGCCGAGGCCGGCGTCAGCACGAGGCCGGCGGTGTAGCGGACCAGCAGGCTGTCCGGGGTCAGGGGCGTCGGCCCCGGGAGCGGGACGCCGCGACGGCGGAGCTCGTCGTAGCGGTAGACCACGTCGAGGTGGCTGCCGAGGGGGTGCTCGATCTCGGCGTACCAGCCCTCCTTGACGACGAACGGGTCGACGATCGCCCACTTGTACCCGGGCGCGTTCGTGTCGATGTCGGTGCGACGGGCGGCGTACTCGCCGCGCAGCGTGGCCGGGCCGAGCTTCATGGAGGCGTCGGCCCCCACGGCGACGTAGTCCAGCCTGGCGGCGCGATCGTAGCGGCCGCCGGTGGCGGAGGCGCCGACGCTGACGTCGCCGAAGAACCCCTTGCCGTCGGTGGAGAGGGTGAACGAGACCCGCGCGCCCGCCGCGGGCTGGTCGTTGTTGTCGGTGTAGTAGACGGTGCGCAGGGAGGTGAAGTCGAGATCGTTCGCGCCGCGCATGCCGGCCACGCCGTAGAGCCCGTACCAGACCTGCACGCTCTCGCCCAGCCAGGTGACGCCGTACAGGAGCGCGCCCGTGTCGGAGTACGGCTGGGGGATGACGCCGAGGTTCATCTGGCTCTTCTCGCCGTAGGCCATCCGCCCCATGTCGTAGATGAGCGGCGCGGACGCGGTCTTGTGTCCGGACTGATCGACCCGGTTCGCGTATTCACCGAACGGCACGGCGATGCGGCCGACCTGGAGGTTGAACCAGGTCTTCGGCGTGTAGTCGAGGTGGGCGTGCTCGAGGTCGATGCCGTGGCAGCTGAAGCAGGCCTTGGCCGAGAAGGCGAGGTCGTCGTGGATGTCGACCTGCACCTTCAGCGAGGCGTCCGGCGACACGGAGCGCGGCGCGCGGGCGGCCACGTCCTTCCGCTCGATGCCCCAGTAGTCGACGTACACGGACCCGGAGACGATCACGTTGTCTTCGCCGGCGGCGGCCGCGCGCGGGAGCGCGAGCAGGGCGGCGGCCAGGGTGAGCACGGCGGCGGTGGTCCGCCGCTGCGCGCTACGGCTAGTCATTCGGCGCTCCGTTCGCGATCCACGCCTCGATCGCCTGGATTTCGGACTCGTCGAGGACGGCGTCGCCGATCGGCATCGGGCTCGCGACGCCGCCCACCTCGCCGGCGGTGCCGCGGAGCTTCAGGACGAGGTAGCTGTTCTCGGGCTCGAAGGGCTCGACGAGGTTCATCGTCATCTGCAGCGAGGGCGCGCTGACGAGGAAGCCGTACGCGA includes:
- a CDS encoding STAS domain-containing protein — protein: MPELPVPTNPLQVADDKYSALLASDADGPRVVFRGTISTVNPAVILNPFVDAVHGELAKLGQHRVRVDLRELEFCNSSGFKSFIHWIERIGALPDGKRYSLHFLSNPARKWQRTSLLALSCYGVNSVSME
- a CDS encoding SpoIIE family protein phosphatase; the protein is MFSSVPERAKSSLRFRLLVATLVLVALALGVAAVAFERVARSVIVDAIHSHLSARAEEVQAAVVRFQRERALAVRSWAEAEAMQMTIDSGDPKFAEDYLRRTIQDQGGSISAAALLDMDGAIIAAVREGAEGERRGLPVASLRGVVLGDAPVKAALDATTELGDGVAAGVAPLSRLDPTEARALGVMVAAPVKDFAADLVGVVVAIMPPQALSRLLGGIAADGHYQPVVADEGLTLVLSLPGASTQQARALAEAAAGAPGELEHVALAGSEPVLSVRTAAGVGVPGWRTLMAVHESDAYGRLYWLRALLGVMFAIVLAAAGLASVGAIRQASRPLTDITRSMSAVAGGDLSTRVPEAYRDELGDLVHSFNVMVSEVERSRDELQRTEALRREVEIAHRIQTAILPVAPSLAGYDVAARMKPADDVGGDLYDLLPFEDTFWVLVGDVSGHGINSGLVMMMAQAAAYAAIAENPRLSPKSVIAAVNRVVHENVRKRMRRDDYLTLMAARHLGDGRFVAAGAHQPIFLSRGSGKVEVIEPAGPWCGLGPHVQPREYEFEVRPGEMLCLITDGVVEAPDARGDLFGEDRLAQMLSEPAVHTASASQALAAIFSRVEAFAATQADDMTAVVLRRQPHA
- a CDS encoding ATP-binding protein: MPDRKPEPRQPIYLMLRMKPPWVFIDEIRRFVESFCACACDVAANRESQLALAVHELMQNAVPHSHDEEVDLVLEVDPDADRVEVAVTNRCTEAEFRALEERIARMNREPDALRHYLTEMSTSPATVRGGLGLARVRFESQLELSLSRSGGRVTVHASGALRAPALKVPGGAHA